The genomic segment TTTAAGCAAATGgccgtttaaatatttttcttatctttgTGAAATACGTGTTTACGCAAAATATCGAAACGTTTCATACAACGCACGTAGTATATTGGTCAAAGGTTTCTATAAACGTTCCAACATgttcgagaaatattttattttgcactCGTACGATCAAAGTTGCCAAAGTACATTAATGCCACAAATGTTTCCGGGGCTAGAATATTCACGTTGTTCATCGTCGATGGTGCAGCGAAGCTCTGATTCGTTTCACCGTTTACCTGCTGTGGTTGATATCCATACCTATTAACCTTCCCTTAGACGAATCAGCTAAGCTTTCCTCTACGTCTCCTGCTTTCGATTCATGCAATCTTTGTATTCGGTTGATCGGTACGATCTCTCGTACGATGTAACGCTACTTGTTGATCTCGATGCGCTACCTGATTGAGAGTAATTTACCGTCTATTCAGATGTTTCAGCCGAAAATGCGACAAGCCAATTTCAACGGTGCGACATCAACAAAGCGATGGATCAGTGTGGCGAAAACGAAAGATGCTTCAAAAATTCGGAGAACGAAGAAGCACAGTGCAGATGCGTGAGAGGTTTCGAAACGGACGGAAGCCAGTGTGTCCAGGTTACTACGTTTCGCAACGTAATTATCGATCAGTCAACGATCGAAGTCCACTCAggaggtatatatatatataaaaacgcCGACAGCGAAAGATTTAATCTAAAACTTTAACTCGGTAGTGAAAAAGTTAGCTTGGTATCGGCGCAAACTAAACTATTCCGTGCAAATCTCGTAAACGGTCGAGCAAACAATTTTCCACGTTACGTTATTTCCCTATTTTTTCTCTAGATTGATAATACGATTGCGTTAACTCCCTTAACTATTGTACATAGAGTAACCATGAGATAGGATTATCGTGGAAGGAAATGTCTAATTAAGAAACGCTAGGATATTTCATGTCGATGGTgttgaatgaaattattttaaaattttgtttaggTAGTTCCATAGCTGCTGGCTTGTTTATACTGACTTTCCTCATAGTAATGAGCGTGTTACTGTATTTCGTCGAGAAGCGATATAAGTGGTTGCAACGAGTTCGACAGCTTCGTTCAAATCATTACGGCAATGTGCTAGTCACaagagacgacgacgacgatgacgattCACCGATAGCGTAAGCTGGTACCTAATAGTAATTAATACGTGTGCCGTGTACAAAGTGCGAAAGTTTTTAACAAAAGCACGAACTTTAACGCAGAGACGCTCAGTTACacaattcataatttaaagCGACAAGCTTTGAGTTACCGCTGCGCGGATCGCCTTACCGAATAACCGCGATAAAAATCCAGTACCGGTTCATGTCCAATTCCCTCGTCTTCCCGGGCGAGTTGTAAGgaaatttcgatcgatttctCTATCGATTTCTATCGAGTTCTATAGAGTTCTATAGGCAATGAATTTAACCGCTTATACCTCCGTGATCGTGACTTGGAGTATTCGACATTTCGAGAATCGAACATTGAACGTCGCACATGAACGTCTTCTCTTGGAGC from the Bombus fervidus isolate BK054 chromosome 12, iyBomFerv1, whole genome shotgun sequence genome contains:
- the LOC139992679 gene encoding uncharacterized protein, whose product is MRNVRGNVFCYLIVALLFLAPSSYADVSAENATSQFQRCDINKAMDQCGENERCFKNSENEEAQCRCVRGFETDGSQCVQVTTFRNVIIDQSTIEVHSGGSSIAAGLFILTFLIVMSVLLYFVEKRYKWLQRVRQLRSNHYGNVLVTRDDDDDDDSPIA